A single region of the Anguilla anguilla isolate fAngAng1 chromosome 17, fAngAng1.pri, whole genome shotgun sequence genome encodes:
- the cdip1 gene encoding cell death-inducing p53-target protein 1 — MSSDPPPPYPGGATAPPMEEKNGQPPVSGAVPVMTVPLQGHPVPPEYAPPPYESTMQPGYVPPHVPGEGPMPMPMSMPMPHPHAGYYPVPPGQFSQPIPGQYGPGPSHYPSPGGHTATVLAPSGTATTVTVLQGEMFQSAPVQTVCPHCQQAIVTRISHDVGLMSTLFCLFCCFVGCDLGCCLIPCFIDDLKDVTHTCPNCKGYIYTYKRMC; from the exons ATGTCGAGCGATCCCCCTCCTCCCTACCCCGGCGGGGCCACTGCACCCCCGATGGAAGAGAAGAACGGCCAGCCGCCTGTCTCTG GTGCCGTCCCGGTGATGACGGTGCCCCTGCAGGGACACCCCGTGCCCCCGGAGTACGCCCCCCCGCCCTATGAGAGCACCATGCAGCCGGGATACGTGCCTCCGCACGTGCCCGGGGAGGGACCCATGCCCATGCCAATGTCCATGCCCATGCCCCACCCCCATG cggGGTATTATCCAGTACCACCAGGGCAGTTTTCCCAGCCCATCCCGGGGCAGTACGGGCCAGGACCCAGTCACTACCCCTCCCCGGGGGGTCACACAGCAACGGTGCTGGCCCCCTCAGGCACGGCTACCACGGTGACGGTCCTGCAGGGGGAGATGTTCCAGTCGGCGCCGGTGCAGACGGTGTGTCCGCACTGCCAGCAGGCCATCGTCACCCGCATCTCCCACGACGTGGGGCTCATGAGCACCCTGTTCTGCCTCTTCTGCTGCTTCGTGGG atgTGACCTGGGCTGCTGTTTGATCCCCTGCTTTATTGATGACCTGAAGGACGtgacacacacctgccccaacTGCAAGGGCtatatttacacatacaaacgcaTGTGCTAA